A part of Oryctolagus cuniculus chromosome 15, mOryCun1.1, whole genome shotgun sequence genomic DNA contains:
- the MBL2 gene encoding mannose-binding protein C, protein MFLLPSLPLLLLSVIAASYSEAITHEDSANNCPTIACYSPGMNGFPGKDGRDGSKGEKGEPGEGLRGLQGPPGKMGPPGNPGPPGLPGKTGQKGDPGEIRECDTSVADSERGALRAELEKIKKWLFFSLGKKVGKKFFLNNHRKMSFSEVEALCAQFQASVAIPNNAKENSAIQSLINDNTFLGITDKATEGHFVDLKGRELSYQNWNEHEPNDAGDGEDCTVIMPNGKWNDVPCSSSYFAVCEFSA, encoded by the exons ATGTTCCTGCTTCCATCgctccctcttcttctcctgaGTGTGATAGCAGCATCTTATTCAGAAGCCATAACCCATGAGGACAGTGCAAACAACTGCCCAACAATTGCCTGTTATTCTCCAGGCATGAATGGCTTCCCAGGAAAAGACGGACGTGATGGCTCAAAGGGAGAAAAGGGAGAACCAG GTGAAGGGCTCAGAGGCTTGCAGGGCCCTCCTGGAAAGATGGGGCCTCCAGGAAACCCAGGTCCTCCTGGGTTACCTGGAAAAACTGGCCAAAAAGGAGACCCTGGAGAAATTCGAG AATGCGATACCAGCGTGGCTGATTCTGAAAGAGGAGCTCTGCgagcagaattagagaaaatcAAAAAGT GGCTGTTCTTCTCTTTGGGCAAAAAAGTTGGGAAGAAATTCTTCTTGAACAATCATAGAAAGATGAGCTTTAGTGAAGTAGAAGCTCTGTGTGCCCAATTCCAGGCCTCCGTGGCCATCCCCAATAATGCTAAAGAGAACAGTGCCATCCAGAGCCTGATCAATGACAACACCTTCCTAGGCATTACAGATAAGGCAACAGAAGGCCACTTTGTGGATCTGAAAGGAAGGGAACTGAGCTACCAAAACTGGAATGAGCATGAGCCCAATGATGCTGGCGATGGGGAAGACTGTACAGTGATCATGCCAAATGGCAAGTGGAATGATgtgccctgctcctcctcctattTTGCAGTCTGTGAGTTCTCTGCCTGA